A stretch of DNA from Excalfactoria chinensis isolate bCotChi1 chromosome 19, bCotChi1.hap2, whole genome shotgun sequence:
TCTTGACTTTCCCAGAGGCCCAAACATTACACATCCTGATAAGGTTAAACAATCATAACCATCGAAGAACTACCTGCATTGAAGCCTGGCAGCTAGGGCAGCAGAATGAGTTTCTCATGGACACGCTCTCGACATCAGACTCTAACTCATCAAGGCATGCCTGACAGTGGCACTCAAAGAAATACTGACTGAGGAGCTGTTGTCTCTCAGCAACCCTCATTCTACACCGATGAGGCCCTGCAAAAGGACAGCAAGGGTAGAAAGCACTGAACAAGCAGAGTTCCTGAAATTCAGGCTAAAATCTATCTTTGTTAAAGCTGAGACAAAATACAACATCTTTTGGATAGTGCAGAACTGGAGAATGAAAGCATGTTGGGTTCAGCAGATAAAAAATACTTGGTTTGATATCTTTGACCAAGGCACATGCATAAATGAAGACTCTAGCAGTATTACACTGGGAATTATGATATTATTAGCAATCAGTAAGCATGCCAAGCAGAGGAGAACACTTACCATAGCAATGGAAAATCTCCTGGCCGTTTGGGATTGGCTGTGATGCCCTGACAGTGGCAGCTGTCCCACTAAATGACACGCTGATATTGGGGCTACACGAATGGTTCAGAAGGCTGAGGACAGGAAAGAAGGCTGTCGCCAGGCGCATAGGCTTCTTATTTACAACAGCACCATCTCCAGACtctaaagacagagaaaaaccCCTGCGTTGAGAATGAATGCAACAATTCATTCCCATCTGCAATAGAAGCTTTTTACAACTCTGCTTCACACAACTGAGACGAATAACAAGGAAGAGCTTAAATTTTTTATCTTACCTAACTCCTGCATTACAGTGATCGCTTGTGCAttacactgcagctgcagcacatgcCTCAGCATTGCTTCTGCCATAATCATCAGTTGTGGAGACAGTTCATCAGATGTTTTTCCACACGTCTTTTGTTCTGATCCCATTATAGATGACTCCCTGTTCAGAACAGCAGACTCTAGACCAGTTTCTTGCAATTTTTTGCATATAGCTACAATACTCAGCATGCAAAGGAACTTATGTTCAGGACTATGCTTCTCAACATGTGGCAAAAGGTTGAACACAGCTTGGTAAGAGCTCTGGTACTGGCCATTATCATTACAACCAGGGATACCTTTCGTTCCAGCTCCTGTATCCAGTGCCTTGCTGGGATGTTTAGCTCCTGCCTCAGCACTACAAAGGTCCTTGTTGCTGTCATCATGAGACCATTCCACCAGCCTGCTAACCTCTGAAAACCCTGCCAGTAGAACAGTCCTTAAGGCAACATGGCAGAAGACCCCTAGCACAAGCAGCAGTGCTCCCAAGGGGCATTCTGTCCTGTGGTATTGCTCCCATGCCACATCTGCACAGTTTTGGCTGCAGTACTTTGCATAACTGCACCCACAGCACGGCACAGAGGCTAAGAGCTGCTTCAGACAATGGTGGCAATAAAGATCTGCATTAGTGACTCGAGTATCCCACACTGTTTCGCTGCTGTCCTGTAGAAGGTGGCTATCCCCTTCACCTGGGCAGAGCACACTGACAAAAGCCTTCTCTTTCAATAGGTTCTGTCCTGGAAGGATGTCCTGGGAGGCCACCAAATGACGTCCTCTCTCTGTATTGAAATTCAAGCTCAAAGATGAAGATGCACCTGAGATACTGCCATTCTCTTCCCAGATCTCTGACTCCCTTTGAATATCACCATGTGCTTCTTGTGCAGGTTCTGGACAGCTCTCCTTATGTATTTCAGTCTTCAGTTGACTTAACTTTTTCAGTAGCGTAGGGTGGATAGGATTAGTCATAACGCCATCTACAGCCATTTTATTCTCCACTGCAGTGAGGGTGTCTGTTGCATCCTGTAACCTCCCCAGTCGCAGCAGGCATTCAGCCTTCCGCAGCAAGACCTTGGGCAGCAGCCTGTCTGGATAGCCATGACTTTCAGCCCTGGCAATATCTTCCAAACAAACCTGGAAACCAAGATAAGGACTTTTAAGGCCACATGAAAACgctgccacccctctgctgatgcagcccaggatacagttggccaTCCGTAGTCTTTCATTCTAACAACCAAACATCACCGTAGGGTTTGTGGGAGTGGCAACCTGAAGCCCTGTGTGCAAACACTGCAAGGCAATAGCTCAGAATCTGCTTGGGCTCTTCTTTGCCCTGTTCCCCACCCTTACTACACAGCGGCACACTCTGGCAGCCACTGCCCTGACTTACCTCAAAGTGCCCGAGGTGAAACAAGGCTGCAGAGCGGTTGGCGAAGCACAGGGCTACCTCAGGGCTGCGGGGAGGTTCGAAGGCCGCGGcctgcagggcacagagcagctccctcaGGGCGGGCTGACAACTCCGCTGTGTGGATCTCCTCACAAGGAGGGCTCCCTTCACTTCAGGCCCACCCCAGCGCTCTCCCCTACCTGCGAATACAGCCGGACGGCATCGCGGTAGCAGCAGCGGCCGAACCGTCGGTTTCCCTCCTCCCGGTAGAAGCGAGCGGCCGCCGGCTCCTTGCCCGCGAGTGCCCGGCGACACAGCCGCTGTAAAGCCGCCTCCTCGGGCCTACGGGACACGGCGATCAGCACCACAGCCAAGCCCACCTCACCGCTCCCTCTCCCATCCCGCTCACCCAAAGAGGCCGCAGCCCAACCGTAGCGCTTCGTCCAGCGGGGCCGCCGCCAGCCGTTCCCTCAGCGCTGGTTCCAGTGCGGCCCAGCGCCGGGCAGCGCTCCGCCGCCACTCCTCCACCGGCAGCGCCATGGGCCGCTCCCCCTCCACTCGCTCATGGCGGCGCCCAGTGGGACAACCCGGCGTTACCTTACCGTACTTCCGCCGTACAGCTTCGGACAGCCAATAGGAGCGTGACTTTGAGCGCGCGCGCGGCGCGATGGTAGAGACGCGCCGGAAGGAGGAGCGCGGCTCGGGGCGGCGGGAGGATTTGGCGGCAGCAGCGGAGGAACGCGGGGAGGagaagagagcagagctgaaccATGAGCGTGCGGCTGAGCGAAGGAGCCATCGCGGTGAGGGACTATGGGGAGCCGGGAGCTGGGATGGGTCTAGGAGTGAAGGTTGAAGGGGGAACGTGAGGACTGCGTCACGTCTGGGCTTGTGGAGGAGGGccggggggagggaagggagcgGGAAGAGGCCCAGTGCTGCCCGTTGGGCCTTTTCACCTCAGAGTTTGGTCTCAGCACCGTCTTCAGgctcttcctctcttttctaGGCCATAATGCAGGGAGAGAACATCAGCAAGCCCGTGCTGCAAGTCATTGTGAGTACTGGGGTTGCTAAAGGCATCGTTGTGTGGTTTTGAAGAACTTAAGGAAATAACCAGAAGTGACAACTTGGTGTTTTCCCACAGAACACACGGGCTATTGCCACAGGAAATGGGCCTCCGCGGTACCGGGTGCTGATGAGCGATGGGGTGAACACGCTCTCCTGTGAGTATGAGGTGTTTGTAAGTGTGGTGTTGCCAACGGGGCTGCAACTTCAGTATAGCGTTCAGGGTCCGTAGCAATCAAACCAGTACAGAAGGAGAGTGGGCTGTGTATGGGGAGCACAGGCTCTGCCTCAAGTGTGCAGCTGCGTTGTAAcgctcaggccattctatgtgTGGTTTTGTAATGCTGATTTTTAAAGTCATCTAACTCAGTCTTCTTCTGACAGTAGTATATGGTCATAAAACCGTATcgtttagactagatattagaaagaaattctctactgtgaaggtggtgagacactggttgcccagggaggctgtggatgcccgctccctagaggtgttccaagccaggctggacggggctgtgagcaacctggtttagtggaaggtgtccctgACTGTAGCACGggtgttggaactggatggttaAAGGTCCCATCCagtccaaaccattctgtgaatCACAGAGATtggagatcaccaagtccaacccacTTCCTAAAGCAGTTTCCTGACAATAGCTTGAACAGGAAGATGTCCaagtgggtcttgaatatctccaaatgAGAAGACtgcaccagctccctgggcatCCCTGTTCCATTGCTCTggcaccctcacagtaaagttcttttgtgtgttttaatggaacttcctgtgttccttTCCAGTTTTTGCCTGTtgtcccttgtcctgttgctgcaCACCGCTACAGAGCCTGGTCCCATCCATTTAGCTCCCACACTTTCAGTATATACGAACACTGATTAGATGGGTTATTGCACTCTTAAAAGTTTGGGGAATGAATACAACATAATTTATGTTCAGGGTTGCAACTGATTAGCTGTTACACTGTTTTCTATGTGCTAATTAACTGAGCCAGTTGTAGATCTAATGTGATGCTTGTGGACTGGGAAGGAGGCCAGCTGTGGCAGCCACTTTACTACGAACATGTGTTCATGTCTTTAATGTTCTTCTGTCCCTGTAGCATTCATGCTGGCGACACAGCTGAACCCCCTTGTGGAAGAAGAACGCTTATCAGCACACAGTATTTGCCAGGTTAACAGATTCATTGTCAACAGCTTGAAAGATGGAAGGTACATGCACTTCTTTGAGTATGGTTCTACACAAAGGCAGCTGTGCTAGTGGATGCTCTGTCCTGTGGGACTAAGTGAAGGCCAAATCTTTTTGATTAGGCATTTCTGGAAATAATAagtgaaggaaggaaagcacacaGTGTAAGCAATTGCAGAAAGTCACTGAGTAATTGAAGGCCTCCAGGTGGAATACTCCAAATTGTACTGCTTCGTTTCTATTCACTTTAAAGTACCTGCTGTGgaagagaagcagggaaggtTGCCTGATGTGAAATCTTTGATCTTTTGTGGGACTTTGAGAGAAGTGAGGTAGGTAAAGCAAGAAGTGATCTGAGAGAAGTGATTGTCCAAAAATGATGTTTGTGTGGGAGAACACGATCTGAACTTCtgcatctgttttcattccATGTTTTTGTGTAGGAAATACAACTTCTTTTTGAGGCAGAGTGGATTCTCTTAAGAAATTTGGCATggttttaatgcttttaaaacactATTGTTTCAAGGCATTTCTGTGTGCCTGTTCAGCCTGCTGTCAGTGTCCTTGGTGAAATGTGATACTTTTTCAAGTCTACTTGTACAACATGAGAAGGTTAAGTTGATAGTGGagagcttttgttttccacGTTCCCTTGTACAAAGAATCAGCCCCTAGTGGCTGGTTCTCATATCTGCACGAGAAGGATTCTCGGAGCCTGATAGACTTACAGAGGGAGCGTGTCTTTATTACTGTCTATTTTGTGTTTGTAGGAGAGTGGTTATACTGATGGATTTAGATGTTCTGAAAACTGCTGATATGGTTGGTGGGACTGTTGGCAATCCAGTGCCGTACAACGAAGGTGAGTATCCTCTATAAACAAAAACCTCTTGTGAGCAGGCTGCCTGTTATCACACTCTTTCAGctatctgtttctttcttctcatatAAAAAGAAGCAGTCAAGCATGTGCGACTCCCTTATGCTTGGAACAGAAATGTCCTCATCTTGAAAATCCTTACTGTCTGTGTGACACAAAGTAGGGtttgttcatattttcataAGCTCAGCATCTTGGCTGAAGCTTCCATCTCTGAGGGGTATTGAGAAGTGTCTGTGCTTTGTGTTAGCATTGACAGGTTTGTATTATGTGTTAGCGGTCTTTATGTTGAAATCCAGTGAGTGTGTGAAAGCTGTTCTGTATCTCTTGATAGTGAGTAACCAAGGAAGGTAGGATTTCTTctatctggaaagaaaatgtcgGGAGGAAGATGTAATAATGATCTATAAAACTGTAAGATGGCACAGAGGGGATGAGTAAAGAATGAtgaatctttcttttctaaatccATCTGATACTCTTTTAGTTCTCATATGATCAGCCAACAGCTCTAAAACAAAGGCTGTACTGCACCTCTCAGACAGCACACAGCTAAATTATAGAACATGTTGCTACGTGAGGTAGGTGCCAAAAACTGGCACAGGTTCAAACAGCAATTACGtgccaaaaaaataataataacccaTTAAAGGCCATTAAATGTAACAATGCATCCTCAGCATGAATGGAagcactgaaactgaaattGCCCAAAGTAGATAGGTGACTTATGGTTATGGAAACATGGCCAGCATGCAGGCTGTCCTGAGCACCTGTTCCTGCCGTCTGAAAAATGTTGATGTTCTGGATGGCCCTTGGGCTGACCTGTTGTGAATTATTAGTTTGACGTGGTGTGAATAACTGCgttcttctttttcatgtgcTAAATGAGTTCTCAGgcaaatgttttttgttctttttttccaagataatgtatttttttttcccctgaggtGTTCAGATCTACGTTCCCTTCTTggagttttttatttttccagacaaGAGAGAGGATAATAAAAtgcttaaagaaaatatttgagctTCTCCACTGTTGGCACACGTACAGATAATGGCTGAAATTCAACAgcaaatagctttttttttttcatggaattttttttgcttgtcttTCTCTTGGTGGAAATGAATCAATTTGCTTTTACTGTTAAGGAACCACACAGTAGTGACAGCAATTTCTGTAAGATATTTTGGACAAATGGTGGTACATAACTGCAATTCTGGTTTAAGATCTACTTTACTAACTGAAGTAGAAATTAGACTTTGTTGCCAAGACATCTTTCTTCAtcaactttccttttttcctgggGAATTAGAGATGCATTTGTTAAATGAGCCTAAAGAATCCTTTGTTCCTCTGGTAGTTACTTAGCTaattgctgtttaaaaaatgtgttgACATCTGAGATTTTATGGCTTAATCTCACAGTTGCTGTAGAGACCAAGATTTTTGGAGCACCTATTGAGCAGACTGTATTGTCTTTCTCTTGTATCACTTGCCTGTGCGATACAGGAGCACGTTTCTTGTGAACTATGGCGTTCTTGTCATATTGTTGCTTAGAAACAACAGAGTATCTTCTGTCTTATAGAACTGAGCCAAAAATGCTTCCTTAAAGAGTATAAATTCTGGTAAAATTGAAGTTATTTTGGTTCAAGTTCTGTTCTTCACTTTGACATACAAGAGTACTCAACAATGAAGGCCTCAAATATAGATGGTTAAGAGGTGCCAAATTGGCTGCACGATATATTTCACTTTAACACCAACACAATCATACAGAATTCACACAGTGGTGGTGTTAGGGTTCATTTGGTTTTAACATCAAATAATGTTTCAGTTACAGAAGTCTTACTTTAAATACTGATCTCAAGTCTTTCCTACCCCAGAAGGACTCAGGCAGTAAGGAGATTGCTTTTGGCCACTTTGCCGTTGAGCAGTAGGTGGTTAATCTGCCTAACAAGGAAGCTGGAGATGCAATCTTCTTGATACATACCATAAAAACTTCTCAGGCAGCTTTTCATTATAGTATTGAAAATTAAGATTGAGCAGTTTAGTTCTTTGTACAAAGCTACATGGTAATGTTATTACTGTCATTAATCTCATTGAAATTGCTCTGATGTTGGACTTCATTCTTACTGTAACAATTACTTGCTACTTATGTTTAATTTCTGTCATTAATCTTTCAGTGTGGAAATGCTTGTATACTtatacatttgcttttcttcctgctctttccaCCATTGCTTTTTGGTGTGTGTTCTTTCAAAGTGCatctcctccttcttcctccgtttgtgctgcagctcagccctgggaCAGAGACATAGCAGGGCCTCTCCATAACACTGTTGGGGCTACGTCTACTTCATTAGACTGGGCTGTGTAGCCAAAAGTCTTGGGTTCTATTAAGCCAATACATACAGCAGGAACGTGACAAGGTATTGGGTTTCCTTCTCATGCACATTGCTGTTCTTGCAACTTCTTTCCCTGTCCAGGCATATTTTCTCTTAAGTGTTGTCCTCTTCCTCTTGCAATGAATTTGGGGCTGAGCACTGACTCAGTCCTCTGAGTAAGTGAGGCAGCTGAAGGAGGGGGAACTCTGGCTTCTCCATCTAGTGGATTCTGCAGTAAGTGCACGTTGCTGTTTGACGTCATGCTGTTGCTAGGCAGACTCCTGTCACTGCTGCAATGACAGGAGCAGGGTGGTTTTGTGCCAGTACCTTGGTCTGGATTAAAAGTAACCAGAGGGCTACCTGTGTGGAGTAAGCAGTATCAGTCTGTGTTTCTTCAGAGCAGTAGTGTCCTTCTGTGCTATTCTTTCTTGCCATTCTGATCTGGGATTCTCTGCTTTGTTCCTTGTGATGCTTATGGGTTCGAACTCActtcttttccactttctgCACCCCCAGATCAGGGGGGCTTTGCCTGCCCTGGCCTAGGATGTCCTTCAGATTGGTGGCTGAAGTGTTAGCTGTGTCCTAAGAGACAAAAGGTGTTGGGTATTTAATGATCTGGAAGCAAAATATGTTGGAAAAATAGTTGTTTCTGTAAGTTAACTCAGTTTTCAACCTATGGATTGTTTTGCAGTGTAATGTTTTTCTATGTATGTCACACTGTACTTGTGATTTATTAACAGATACAATCCAAGTAAAAGCCCTGTAGCCTAAAAAATACACAAGATGTACTCACTGTGGCATGCTCCGTATGCAGTATGCTGTTGTATCCCAAGAACCCCCACACCACCCCCCatcatttcttcatattttggaaataaaatgtaacaagTGTTTTCTATAACTGCAGGTTTGACTTTACTCAGTGGTTTTTTGGTCTTTTCTGAATTTCAAGGAGATCACtctatgggttttttttgtttttaagggcTTGCTGTTAGATAGTAGCAGAAACTACCTGTCAGAGCAATAGAAGCCTATAAAAACTGAGAAGTTGTCAGGGTTACTTCAGTGCTGTCCTTTTAAATAACTGTCAGTGCTGAGTTCTCCTTAAGTAGAAAGCAGTTGCTTGGGGAAAGAGATCTGACTGAAAGTCCTCTGTGTTAATATTGTTTAACAGATAGCTtactgctgctgtgccctgtAACACCTGACTTTTAGCGTGTTCAAAATCCTGTTTTCATGCAAACCTAATTTCCTGAAAAAGGCTGAAgggtattttttaattactctgCTCCCTACTCTCCTAAATGGTCTCTTTCAATTTGATTACCAGGGCAGGGACAGCAACGTTCTTCAGCTCCAACAGCCAACACAGCACCCAACAAACCACAGCAACAGAATGGCAGTTTGTCAGTAGCAGGTATGAATAATCCTGGGTGAgatttctgctttctatttGTGCACAAcgaaacattaaaaaacaaacaaaaccccccTTTCCATAATAATGTTGCAGAAGAAACTACATCAGACAAACCTGTAGCTTGAAGAGATGAGTTGTCTCAAGAGAGGCTACTGTCATTtgaatcttaaaaataaaatctacctcatcttcct
This window harbors:
- the SMYD4 gene encoding SET and MYND domain-containing protein 4; the protein is MALPVEEWRRSAARRWAALEPALRERLAAAPLDEALRLGCGLFGPEEAALQRLCRRALAGKEPAAARFYREEGNRRFGRCCYRDAVRLYSQAAAFEPPRSPEVALCFANRSAALFHLGHFEVCLEDIARAESHGYPDRLLPKVLLRKAECLLRLGRLQDATDTLTAVENKMAVDGVMTNPIHPTLLKKLSQLKTEIHKESCPEPAQEAHGDIQRESEIWEENGSISGASSSLSLNFNTERGRHLVASQDILPGQNLLKEKAFVSVLCPGEGDSHLLQDSSETVWDTRVTNADLYCHHCLKQLLASVPCCGCSYAKYCSQNCADVAWEQYHRTECPLGALLLVLGVFCHVALRTVLLAGFSEVSRLVEWSHDDSNKDLCSAEAGAKHPSKALDTGAGTKGIPGCNDNGQYQSSYQAVFNLLPHVEKHSPEHKFLCMLSIVAICKKLQETGLESAVLNRESSIMGSEQKTCGKTSDELSPQLMIMAEAMLRHVLQLQCNAQAITVMQELESGDGAVVNKKPMRLATAFFPVLSLLNHSCSPNISVSFSGTAATVRASQPIPNGQEIFHCYGPHRCRMRVAERQQLLSQYFFECHCQACLDELESDVESVSMRNSFCCPSCQASMQGEEMLCCSNKACALSVSRERLSRRLLDLQLQMEKALELLRDNKADEAIKMLLKCQMDARNFLSPEHLLMGELEDHLAQVYATLGKWQEAARHLERSIQLVEMHHGPSSVEMGHELFKLAQILFNGLAVSEALSTIQRAEEILSVHCGPQSTQIQELQEMKTCLLELPRSILQRT